In Colletotrichum higginsianum IMI 349063 chromosome 3, whole genome shotgun sequence, a genomic segment contains:
- a CDS encoding Integral membrane protein: MIYVLVMFVYPSFQLTKSPPLGNFTERRSSTGAKAALCAFYARVFSHQRFRLATNIFLTCLAIQTPLFVFLVMFQCIPIQAVWDRSIHGHCLNITAISYAGAAVTIIEDLILIAMPIPELMKLQLGLKKKLAVVFLFGFGSFAIIASIIRLKYMVMFSRSYDPTYDFFEVNLWSGIEVNTAIICGSLPALFPLLKKLPGFFKALKNTLGDAWRKIWNISTPSTGAKQTRGAGTSSSEAPKEDSHTSTIVSIESPTKTEASLASSRELQK, from the exons ATGATCTATGTTTTGGTGATGTTTGTCTACCCTTCCTTCCAACTAACCAAATCCCCTCCCCTGGGAAACTTTACTGAAAGGAGATCTAGTACTGGCGCGAAGGCTGCCCTCTGCGCCTTCTATGCCCGGGTTTTCTCCCACCAGCGGTTCCGCCTCGCTACCAACATATTCCTCACATGCTTGGCGATCCAGACCCCTTTGTTTGTGTTTTTGGTCATGTTTCAGTGTATCCCAATCCAAGCAGTGTGGGACCGGTCGATCCACGGCCACTGCCTCAATATAACGGCCATTAGCTACGCGGGTGCGGCTGTCACCATCATCGAAGACCTCATACTCATCGCCATGCCGATTCCAGAGCTTATGAAGCTGCAGCTTgggttgaagaagaagctggcggTCGTCTTTCTGTTTGGGTTTGGGTCATT CGCCATCATTGCAAGCATTATACGGCTGAAATACATGGTCATGTTTTCCCGTAGTTACGATCCCACCT ATGACTTTTTCGAGGTCAACCTCTGGTCCGGTATTGAAGTCAACACAGCCATCATCTGCGGCAGTCTTCCTGCGCTATTTCCGCTACTTAAAAAGCTTCCGGGATTTTTCAAGGCGCTCAAAAACACTTTGGGGGACGCCTGGAGGAAGATTTGGAATATATCGACACCGTCAACCGGAGCAAAGCAGACGCGGGGTGCCGGTACTTCGTCGTCCGAAGCACCAAAAGAAGACAGCCATACAAGCACTATTGTCTCTATCGAGAGCCCTACTAAGACGGAAGCCTCTTTGGCATCAAGTAGAGAGTTGCAGAAATAG